Proteins encoded within one genomic window of Companilactobacillus zhachilii:
- a CDS encoding isopeptide-forming domain-containing fimbrial protein: MRKFKLIIKISLMLLTIFTIFLKIQTTEVKAVSTSDLYDAASVLSRYDGIRWTQQTNMPPNQVGEIPLNDNVSLGYTFGAARDKNGNVVTGGDTTITKASTTGTENGAPIIKNSKVNVFIDNNGTYYGVIHQGANSYIGSDPGNASNTSIDFALLTGSANPGTTFTSSMNLLVQSASLDSSSNATKLFYTGTSNGHLALRLVGYNAKIHSFYEILLRAAPHGDPIVQRELYVYNPESSSVQFQTFFGEDTGLTSLNSGTDVDNVPMKAIGGGKGLYIESGSKDFASPASKLYITNEIADGFKDFMGRVLTPSDWSVKGKQGYGSSSDIVSPKLTWGDSDKIGNQGDTADAAGTDLLQMPNYKVVDKNDKQDTAYILRWPESTVPAGGVAHFGSNIGAMLSGLAVPLLSQSYKNITNTNGTNNVGDNLQFTFTLKNTGYNSSWIIDKILDSFPKGLKITSSVINNSNNTIDGAPSSSAVKDGTSDVLTVDATITNEAPLNNDGNLVNTVTYTGHTSGKSDTQSISSSIKIPVKIPNFNYSFQNYVKNETTNADGDYASKVTAHKDDVIDYKVDFNSTGSDSLKDSYFYDVIPDGLEIVPNSFALNGTSITNSESGNKLGFMTGSLNNNTDNIITFKAKVTSPTALTASNTAQLTHITTSQKENVSTINAEEPAIVDIQAVAAATAFKEVPSNIDFGSINSVNLEKLLLNKSTTGKLLVSHGSATPFDVDVSYDNNGSNSIESNGKKLIQDDGDSLLFNQADTNTWASLSSAETPIKTDGFNGSYDNLDLTKYVGSEKWKLRVPAATEAGEYNGQITWAIADTPQ, encoded by the coding sequence ATGAGAAAATTCAAATTAATAATAAAGATATCATTAATGTTACTAACAATTTTCACAATATTTCTAAAAATTCAAACGACAGAGGTAAAAGCAGTATCAACTAGTGATCTTTATGATGCAGCTTCAGTTCTTTCCAGATACGACGGCATTAGGTGGACCCAACAAACCAACATGCCTCCTAATCAAGTCGGTGAGATTCCATTGAATGATAATGTCTCACTTGGATATACCTTTGGAGCTGCTCGTGACAAAAACGGTAATGTAGTAACTGGCGGTGACACTACAATTACTAAAGCCAGTACAACGGGTACTGAGAATGGTGCTCCAATTATCAAGAATTCAAAAGTTAATGTTTTCATTGATAATAATGGTACTTACTACGGTGTTATTCACCAAGGTGCTAATTCTTATATTGGCAGTGATCCAGGAAATGCTTCTAATACATCCATTGATTTTGCTCTTTTAACGGGATCCGCCAATCCCGGTACCACCTTTACCAGTTCCATGAACCTATTAGTACAATCGGCTTCGCTTGATTCATCAAGTAACGCCACTAAACTATTTTATACTGGTACAAGTAATGGCCACTTAGCACTTCGACTAGTCGGTTATAATGCAAAAATTCATAGTTTCTACGAAATTCTTCTGCGTGCTGCTCCTCATGGAGACCCCATCGTTCAACGTGAATTATATGTTTATAATCCTGAATCAAGTAGTGTTCAGTTCCAGACTTTCTTTGGCGAAGACACTGGCTTAACTTCATTGAATAGTGGTACTGACGTTGATAATGTTCCAATGAAAGCCATAGGTGGTGGAAAGGGACTATACATTGAAAGTGGTAGTAAAGACTTTGCAAGTCCAGCTTCAAAACTATACATTACTAATGAAATTGCTGACGGCTTCAAAGACTTTATGGGACGTGTCCTCACCCCTTCTGATTGGTCAGTTAAAGGGAAACAAGGATACGGAAGCAGTTCCGATATTGTCAGTCCAAAGTTAACTTGGGGAGACTCTGATAAAATTGGTAATCAGGGTGATACAGCCGATGCAGCTGGAACTGACCTTCTACAAATGCCAAATTACAAAGTTGTTGACAAAAATGATAAGCAAGATACAGCTTATATACTTAGATGGCCTGAATCTACCGTCCCAGCTGGGGGCGTGGCTCACTTTGGTTCTAATATTGGAGCCATGCTATCTGGCTTAGCTGTCCCTCTTCTTTCACAAAGCTATAAGAATATCACTAACACAAACGGAACAAACAATGTTGGTGATAACTTACAATTTACCTTCACTCTAAAGAATACCGGGTATAATTCAAGCTGGATTATTGATAAAATCCTAGATAGTTTTCCTAAAGGATTAAAAATCACATCTTCCGTAATCAATAACAGTAATAATACAATTGACGGAGCACCAAGTAGTTCTGCTGTCAAAGACGGAACTTCAGATGTACTTACGGTCGATGCCACAATTACTAATGAAGCACCTTTAAACAATGATGGTAACTTAGTCAATACCGTTACTTATACTGGACATACCTCAGGAAAAAGCGACACGCAATCCATTTCATCAAGCATTAAAATTCCTGTCAAAATACCAAACTTTAATTATAGTTTCCAAAATTACGTCAAAAATGAAACAACCAATGCAGATGGCGATTATGCAAGTAAAGTAACTGCTCATAAAGATGACGTTATTGATTACAAAGTCGATTTCAACAGTACTGGTTCAGACTCTCTAAAGGATTCTTATTTTTATGATGTCATTCCCGACGGTTTGGAAATAGTTCCTAATAGCTTTGCCTTGAATGGTACATCTATAACAAATAGTGAATCTGGCAATAAACTAGGCTTTATGACTGGATCACTTAACAACAATACGGACAATATCATCACATTCAAAGCTAAGGTCACTAGTCCAACAGCACTCACCGCTTCTAATACAGCCCAACTGACACATATAACTACTAGTCAGAAAGAAAATGTATCAACCATAAATGCCGAAGAACCGGCTATCGTCGATATTCAAGCTGTGGCTGCTGCTACCGCTTTTAAAGAAGTCCCATCTAACATTGATTTCGGTTCTATCAATAGTGTTAATTTAGAAAAGCTATTGCTTAACAAGAGTACAACTGGTAAATTACTCGTTTCACATGGTAGCGCAACACCGTTTGATGTAGATGTTAGTTATGATAATAATGGTAGCAATTCGATTGAAAGTAATGGCAAGAAATTGATTCAGGATGATGGCGATTCCTTGTTATTCAATCAAGCTGATACCAATACTTGGGCATCTCTTTCATCTGCAGAAACACCGATTAAAACTGACGGTTTTAACGGCTCCTATGATAATCTTGATTTAACTAAGTACGTTGGTTCTGAAAAGTGGAAGTTACGTGTTCCCGCTGCAACTGAAGCTGGAGAATATAACGGTCAAATAACCTGGGCCATTGCGGATACACCTCAGTAA
- the groL gene encoding chaperonin GroEL (60 kDa chaperone family; promotes refolding of misfolded polypeptides especially under stressful conditions; forms two stacked rings of heptamers to form a barrel-shaped 14mer; ends can be capped by GroES; misfolded proteins enter the barrel where they are refolded when GroES binds): MAKEIKFSEDARSKMLDGVNKLADTVKTTIGPKGRNVVLEKSYGSPEITNDGVTIAKSIELEDHFENMGAKLVSEVASKTNDIAGDGTTTATVLTQAIVKEGMKNVTAGANPVGIRTGIEKATDAAVDELHKISHKVSGKNDIAQVASVSSASEETGKLIADAMEKVGNDGVITIEESKGIDTTLDVVEGMQFDRGYISQYMVTDNDKMEADLDNPYILITDKKISNIQDILPLLQKIVQQGKSLLIIADDIEGEALPTLVLNKIRGTFNVVAVKAPGFGDRRKAQLEDIATLTGGTVITSDLGLELKDTTMDQLGQAGKVTVTKDNTTIVEGSGDKAAIQERVDLIKKQISETTSDFDKDKLQERLAKLAGGVAVVKVGAATETELKERKYRIEDALNATRAAVEEGYVAGGGTALMNVLGKVTALKAEGDIQTGINIVARALEEPLRQIAENAGMEGSVIVEHIKNEKNEVGYNAATDKWENMVDAGIIDPTKVTRSALQNAASVASLLLTTEAVVADKPDKNAPAAPAANPAAGGMGGMM, from the coding sequence ATGGCTAAAGAAATTAAATTTTCAGAAGATGCACGTTCAAAGATGTTAGATGGTGTTAATAAACTAGCTGATACAGTTAAGACAACAATCGGACCTAAGGGTAGAAACGTTGTTCTTGAAAAGAGTTATGGTTCACCAGAGATCACAAATGATGGTGTTACAATCGCTAAAAGTATCGAATTAGAAGACCACTTCGAAAACATGGGTGCAAAGCTTGTTTCTGAAGTAGCTTCAAAGACAAATGACATTGCTGGTGATGGTACTACTACAGCTACCGTTTTGACACAAGCAATCGTTAAAGAGGGTATGAAGAACGTTACAGCCGGTGCTAACCCTGTTGGTATCAGAACTGGTATCGAAAAGGCTACAGATGCTGCTGTTGATGAACTTCACAAGATTTCACACAAGGTTTCAGGTAAGAATGATATTGCTCAAGTAGCTTCAGTTTCATCAGCTAGTGAAGAAACTGGTAAATTAATTGCTGATGCCATGGAAAAAGTTGGTAACGATGGTGTTATCACAATTGAAGAATCAAAGGGTATCGATACAACACTAGATGTTGTTGAAGGTATGCAATTTGATCGTGGATACATTTCACAATACATGGTTACAGATAACGATAAGATGGAAGCTGACCTCGACAATCCTTACATCTTGATTACTGACAAGAAGATTTCAAACATTCAAGATATCTTGCCATTACTACAAAAGATTGTTCAACAAGGTAAGTCACTATTGATTATTGCTGATGATATCGAAGGTGAAGCACTACCAACACTTGTTTTGAACAAAATTCGTGGTACATTCAACGTTGTTGCTGTTAAGGCTCCAGGCTTTGGTGACCGTCGTAAGGCTCAACTTGAAGATATTGCTACATTGACTGGTGGTACAGTTATTACTTCAGACCTTGGTCTTGAACTAAAAGACACAACTATGGATCAATTAGGTCAAGCTGGTAAAGTTACCGTTACAAAGGACAACACAACAATTGTTGAAGGTTCTGGTGACAAAGCTGCCATCCAAGAACGTGTTGATTTGATCAAGAAACAAATCAGTGAAACAACTTCAGACTTTGACAAAGACAAGTTACAAGAACGTCTAGCTAAATTAGCTGGTGGTGTTGCTGTTGTTAAAGTTGGTGCTGCTACTGAAACTGAATTGAAGGAACGCAAGTATAGAATTGAAGATGCTCTAAATGCCACACGTGCCGCTGTTGAAGAAGGTTACGTTGCTGGTGGTGGTACAGCCTTGATGAATGTTTTAGGCAAAGTTACTGCACTTAAAGCTGAAGGTGATATCCAAACAGGTATCAACATCGTCGCTCGTGCTCTTGAAGAACCACTCCGTCAAATTGCTGAAAATGCTGGTATGGAAGGTTCAGTTATCGTTGAACATATCAAGAACGAAAAGAACGAAGTTGGTTACAATGCTGCAACTGACAAGTGGGAAAACATGGTTGACGCCGGAATCATCGACCCAACTAAGGTTACACGTTCAGCATTGCAAAACGCAGCCAGTGTTGCTTCACTATTGTTGACAACCGAAGCTGTTGTTGCTGACAAACCTGATAAGAATGCTCCTGCTGCACCAGCTGCTAACCCAGCTGCCGGTGGTATGGGCGGTATGATGTAA
- the groES gene encoding co-chaperone GroES: MLKPLGDRVIVTVDKEEEKTVGGIVLANNAKEKPQTAEVVAVGDGLVADNGTKLPMSIKKGDKILFDKYAGSTVKYEDNEYLILHEKDVMAIVD, from the coding sequence TTGTTAAAACCACTTGGAGATAGAGTCATTGTAACAGTCGATAAAGAAGAAGAAAAGACAGTTGGTGGCATTGTTTTAGCAAACAACGCTAAGGAAAAGCCCCAAACAGCCGAAGTTGTTGCCGTAGGTGACGGTCTAGTTGCTGATAATGGTACTAAATTACCTATGAGTATTAAAAAGGGTGACAAGATTCTTTTTGATAAATATGCAGGCTCAACAGTTAAGTACGAAGACAATGAATATTTAATCCTTCATGAAAAAGATGTCATGGCAATCGTTGACTAA
- a CDS encoding CPBP family intramembrane glutamic endopeptidase: MSYRTNQFFTLLAYILLLSLGSILTMFSITGSAYFITVTIAALIVTGLMIYLVKQSGPLEFEKSSDLNHDLQWIILGTVGALVVQFGIGFADKLLFHASTDSQNTLSLLLMVKEYPYYFIYVMIAAPIMEEIIFRRVFFANLIKPTNIYIAAIISALLFAFMHQDTRFLVYVFMGLWFSFVYYKSENIYVSAGSHILMNAIVLTLGII, encoded by the coding sequence ATGTCTTATCGAACAAATCAGTTTTTCACATTATTGGCCTATATCCTGTTATTATCATTAGGTTCCATCCTAACGATGTTCTCTATCACAGGCTCAGCCTACTTTATAACCGTTACGATTGCTGCATTGATTGTAACCGGTCTAATGATTTATTTAGTCAAACAGAGTGGTCCATTGGAATTTGAAAAAAGCTCAGACTTAAATCATGATTTGCAATGGATTATTTTAGGAACAGTTGGGGCACTAGTCGTTCAATTTGGAATCGGCTTTGCAGATAAATTACTTTTCCACGCTAGTACCGATTCTCAAAACACACTCAGTTTGTTACTAATGGTCAAAGAATATCCATACTATTTCATCTACGTGATGATTGCGGCTCCAATCATGGAAGAAATTATTTTTAGACGTGTCTTTTTTGCCAATTTGATTAAGCCAACTAACATTTATATTGCTGCAATTATTTCAGCACTCTTGTTTGCTTTTATGCATCAAGATACCAGATTTTTAGTTTACGTATTTATGGGCCTTTGGTTCTCATTCGTTTACTACAAGTCAGAAAATATTTACGTCAGCGCCGGCAGTCACATTCTGATGAATGCCATTGTATTGACGTTAGGAATCATATAG
- a CDS encoding cation:dicarboxylate symporter family transporter: protein MQRQRFFRVSLGWQIIIGLILGIILGQVFYQNKVAIQVMQNIGTMFISMIQMIVLPIVISCLTVGIANMGDIKKLGRIGLKTLIYFEIMTTLAIIIGIVVANVTHPGTYIDIHSLKGSDISQYTATAKTAKHSGIWSILMSIIPTNIFESLGKGDMLPIIFFSVLFGLGTASIGKQGKIITEVLNAVANVMFKVTNWVMRLAPIGVCALIGVTVGEMGFNSLKPLGLFILIAYATMAFFVFVVMAAVGHLFHVRFYELFRIIENEVTLAFTTASSEAALPKMMEKMQDYGSSKGIVSFVIPTGYTFNLDGSAIYQSLAALFLAQAYNIHLTIGQQITLVVVLMLTSKGMAGVPGASFVVLLATVSTIGVPMQGLTFIAGIDRLVDMGRTAVNVVGNSLATVIIAKSEKEFDEDKREKYVASYTRGD from the coding sequence TTGCAAAGACAACGTTTTTTTCGAGTTAGTCTAGGTTGGCAAATTATTATTGGCCTGATCCTAGGAATTATTTTGGGACAAGTATTTTACCAAAATAAGGTTGCTATACAAGTAATGCAGAACATTGGAACCATGTTTATTTCAATGATTCAAATGATTGTTCTACCAATCGTTATCTCTTGTTTGACTGTTGGTATCGCCAATATGGGAGATATTAAGAAACTTGGTCGAATCGGGTTAAAAACTTTAATTTATTTTGAAATTATGACTACTTTAGCGATTATTATTGGGATTGTGGTGGCTAATGTTACCCACCCCGGTACCTATATTGATATCCATAGCCTAAAAGGTTCGGATATTAGTCAATATACTGCAACTGCTAAAACTGCAAAACATTCGGGTATTTGGTCAATCTTGATGAGTATCATCCCAACTAACATCTTTGAATCACTAGGTAAGGGTGATATGTTGCCAATTATCTTCTTCTCAGTTCTCTTTGGACTAGGAACGGCTTCAATCGGCAAGCAAGGCAAAATTATTACTGAAGTTTTAAATGCCGTAGCTAATGTGATGTTTAAGGTTACTAATTGGGTTATGCGTTTAGCTCCAATTGGTGTCTGTGCTTTGATTGGTGTCACTGTCGGTGAAATGGGCTTCAATTCATTGAAACCGTTAGGACTATTTATTTTGATTGCTTATGCGACAATGGCATTTTTCGTATTTGTCGTTATGGCAGCCGTGGGACATTTATTTCATGTTAGATTTTATGAGTTGTTTAGAATTATTGAAAATGAAGTGACATTAGCTTTTACAACAGCTAGTTCAGAAGCTGCTTTGCCAAAAATGATGGAAAAAATGCAAGATTATGGATCATCAAAAGGAATCGTTTCTTTCGTAATTCCAACTGGCTATACATTTAATCTTGATGGTTCAGCCATTTATCAATCATTGGCTGCATTATTCCTCGCTCAAGCTTACAATATTCACTTAACCATTGGGCAACAAATTACCCTTGTAGTGGTATTGATGTTAACATCTAAGGGGATGGCCGGAGTGCCCGGAGCATCGTTTGTTGTACTCCTAGCCACAGTATCGACAATCGGTGTTCCAATGCAAGGTTTGACCTTCATTGCTGGTATCGACCGTCTCGTAGATATGGGACGTACTGCTGTTAACGTTGTCGGAAATTCACTTGCTACAGTTATTATAGCTAAGAGTGAAAAGGAATTTGATGAAGATAAACGGGAAAAGTATGTTGCGTCATATACACGTGGGGATTAG
- the manA gene encoding mannose-6-phosphate isomerase, class I — MSEPLFLKPVFHEKIWGGRKLETKFGYNIPDGTIGECWAISGHPHGRSEVENGEFAGQYVDDLWKNHSELFGNPKGKVFPLLTKILDAEASLSVQVHPDNAYAAEHEHELGKTECWYIIDAEPGSYLIYGHNAKNKAELDQMIESGDWDHLLRKVPVKTGDFYYVPSGTVHALNKGIMALETQQSSDTTYRLYDYDRVDKTTGKKRDLHIKQSEDTITVPHKDPKLNIESKQVGQNKFTTFVQPPVSPFFSVYHWEIKEPVELHHQIGKYTLISVLSGEGKITVDGKDYDLKKGIHLIVPATVDAWKLSGDLDIIASESGEE; from the coding sequence ATGAGTGAACCATTATTTTTGAAACCTGTCTTCCATGAAAAAATCTGGGGCGGCAGAAAATTAGAAACTAAATTTGGTTATAACATTCCTGATGGCACTATCGGTGAATGCTGGGCTATTTCTGGACACCCACATGGCAGATCAGAAGTTGAAAACGGCGAATTTGCTGGTCAATACGTTGATGACCTTTGGAAAAATCATAGTGAACTATTTGGCAATCCTAAAGGCAAAGTCTTCCCATTGTTGACAAAAATTTTGGATGCTGAAGCAAGTCTTTCTGTTCAAGTGCACCCAGATAATGCCTATGCTGCTGAACATGAGCATGAATTAGGTAAGACTGAATGCTGGTATATCATTGATGCTGAACCAGGTTCATACTTGATTTACGGTCACAATGCTAAGAATAAAGCTGAACTTGATCAAATGATCGAATCAGGCGATTGGGACCACTTATTGAGAAAAGTTCCTGTTAAGACAGGCGATTTCTATTACGTACCAAGTGGAACTGTGCATGCTTTGAATAAGGGTATCATGGCCTTGGAAACCCAACAAAGTTCAGATACAACATATCGCTTGTATGACTATGATCGTGTCGACAAGACAACAGGCAAGAAACGTGATCTTCACATTAAACAATCAGAAGACACAATTACCGTTCCTCATAAAGATCCAAAATTAAATATCGAATCAAAACAAGTTGGACAAAATAAATTTACAACCTTCGTTCAACCACCAGTATCACCATTTTTCTCAGTTTATCACTGGGAAATCAAAGAACCAGTTGAATTACACCACCAAATTGGTAAGTATACATTAATCTCTGTGTTAAGTGGAGAAGGTAAGATTACCGTTGATGGTAAAGATTATGATTTGAAGAAAGGTATCCATTTGATAGTTCCAGCAACAGTTGATGCTTGGAAGTTGTCAGGTGACTTGGATATTATAGCTTCAGAGTCTGGAGAAGAATAA
- a CDS encoding redox-sensing transcriptional repressor Rex, whose translation MTKTTVPNATIKRLPIYYRYFQFLKDEGTKKISSGELSEGVKIDSATIRRDFSYLGALGKRGYGYDVNDLVVFFKKLLNQDKRTNVALVGVGNLGNALLNYNFSRTNNVRIAAAFDINKEIVGTVKSGVPVYDISELKEQLNLQQIDVCILTVSSNAAQTTADLLADAGVRGILNFTPVIINVPNSIRVHYVDLANELQTLIFFLDRDKSMNEETN comes from the coding sequence ATGACAAAAACAACAGTTCCAAACGCAACAATAAAGCGTTTACCAATTTATTATCGTTACTTCCAATTTCTCAAGGATGAAGGTACAAAAAAAATCTCCTCTGGTGAATTATCAGAAGGGGTCAAGATTGATAGTGCTACAATTAGACGTGACTTCTCATATCTAGGTGCACTTGGGAAACGTGGTTATGGCTACGATGTAAACGATTTAGTGGTCTTCTTTAAGAAGCTGTTGAATCAAGATAAACGAACCAATGTAGCCTTAGTTGGAGTTGGTAATTTAGGTAACGCCTTACTAAATTATAACTTTTCTCGGACGAATAATGTTCGAATTGCGGCAGCTTTTGATATAAATAAGGAAATTGTCGGTACAGTTAAGAGTGGAGTTCCAGTTTACGATATTAGTGAATTGAAGGAACAACTTAACTTGCAACAGATCGATGTCTGTATTTTGACAGTTTCATCAAACGCTGCACAAACGACGGCTGACTTGTTAGCTGATGCAGGGGTTCGAGGAATCTTGAACTTTACACCAGTTATCATCAATGTTCCAAACAGTATCCGTGTTCATTATGTTGACTTAGCTAATGAATTGCAGACACTGATTTTCTTCTTGGATCGTGATAAGTCAATGAACGAAGAGACAAACTAA
- a CDS encoding ABC-F family ATP-binding cassette domain-containing protein, whose amino-acid sequence MILLQAQNITKNFGTKKLFSNVSFEIQDNSRIGLVGRNGVGKSTLLKIISDQESYNSGNIALKKDTNIGYLAQDSGLDSDNQIFLEMEKVFDYLKEQEKKMHALEEKLANPNVDDYDAILKQYDQLQNTFRQENGYGYQSEIRSVLKGFGFDEDVWKNQISTLSGGERSRLAMAKMLLEHHDILLLDEPTNHLDINTVEWLESYLKGYRGALVIVSHDQYFLDKVTTEIVEINQHSSTHYSGNYSFYLQEKKKNQEVAWKHYEEQQAEIKKTEEYIQKNIVRASTTKMAQSRRKKLEHMDVLERPGSDQGSVHFSFDIDKESGNDVLLVKDAAIGYDNEIMSEPINLDVKKGERVGIIGPNGIGKSTFLKSILGKIPLIKGTSQFGANVQVGYYDQNLKGLDPKKDVLHEIWDRYPRLDEQIIRKKLGAFLFSGDDVLKPVAGLSGGEKARLTLTKLSMENNNFLVMDEPTNHLDIDSKEVLEDALKSFAGTVLFVSHDRYLLNTLASRIVDIGSHGSTIYLGDYDYYLEKTTDKPTEEETEKASTVSEKKVEYQQSKEQQKQERKLRRQVEDLESQLAELEAKNTAIQKEMTKEENLTSYSKLADLQKELDENKAQQDKIEEQWTEKSIELEDFNS is encoded by the coding sequence TTGATTTTATTACAAGCACAAAACATTACGAAAAATTTCGGAACAAAGAAACTTTTTTCCAATGTCAGTTTTGAGATTCAAGACAACAGCCGCATCGGTTTAGTCGGTCGAAACGGTGTCGGAAAATCAACTTTGTTGAAGATTATCTCTGATCAAGAGAGTTACAACAGTGGCAATATTGCCCTAAAAAAAGATACTAATATTGGTTATTTAGCCCAGGATTCTGGACTCGATAGTGACAATCAAATCTTTTTGGAAATGGAAAAAGTTTTTGATTATCTTAAAGAACAAGAAAAGAAAATGCACGCTCTAGAAGAGAAACTTGCCAATCCAAATGTCGACGATTACGATGCCATTCTGAAACAATATGACCAACTACAAAATACTTTCCGTCAAGAAAATGGTTACGGTTATCAATCAGAAATCCGCAGCGTTCTAAAGGGATTCGGCTTTGATGAAGATGTTTGGAAAAACCAAATTTCTACTCTTTCTGGTGGTGAAAGATCTCGTTTAGCTATGGCAAAGATGCTTTTGGAACATCACGATATCTTACTTTTGGATGAACCGACTAACCATTTGGACATCAATACCGTCGAATGGTTAGAAAGTTATCTGAAAGGTTATCGTGGTGCATTAGTTATCGTTTCCCATGACCAATACTTCCTTGATAAAGTTACGACCGAGATTGTTGAAATCAATCAACATTCATCAACTCACTACTCTGGTAATTATTCTTTCTACTTGCAAGAAAAGAAAAAGAACCAAGAAGTTGCTTGGAAACATTACGAAGAACAACAAGCTGAAATCAAGAAAACTGAAGAGTACATTCAAAAAAATATTGTTCGTGCTTCAACAACTAAGATGGCCCAGAGTCGTCGTAAAAAGTTGGAACACATGGATGTTTTGGAACGTCCTGGCAGTGATCAAGGTTCAGTTCACTTCTCATTTGATATCGACAAAGAAAGTGGTAACGATGTTTTACTAGTCAAAGATGCTGCAATCGGATACGATAACGAAATCATGTCTGAGCCTATCAACTTAGATGTCAAAAAAGGTGAACGCGTTGGTATCATTGGACCAAATGGTATTGGTAAATCAACTTTTCTTAAATCAATTTTAGGTAAAATTCCTCTAATCAAAGGAACTAGTCAATTTGGTGCCAATGTTCAAGTCGGTTACTACGACCAGAATTTAAAGGGCCTTGATCCTAAAAAAGACGTTCTTCACGAAATCTGGGACCGTTATCCACGACTAGATGAACAAATTATCCGCAAAAAGTTAGGTGCTTTCCTATTCAGCGGTGATGATGTTCTCAAGCCAGTTGCAGGACTATCTGGTGGTGAAAAAGCTCGATTAACATTAACAAAATTATCAATGGAAAATAATAATTTTCTTGTAATGGACGAACCGACAAACCACTTGGACATTGACAGTAAGGAAGTCCTAGAAGATGCCCTCAAGAGTTTTGCCGGAACCGTCCTCTTCGTATCCCATGATCGTTACCTTTTGAATACACTAGCTAGCCGTATTGTCGATATCGGTAGTCACGGAAGCACAATTTATCTTGGTGACTACGATTACTACTTGGAGAAGACAACCGACAAGCCTACTGAAGAAGAAACTGAAAAGGCTTCAACTGTTAGTGAAAAGAAGGTTGAGTATCAACAATCTAAGGAACAACAAAAACAAGAACGAAAATTACGTCGTCAAGTTGAAGACCTTGAAAGTCAGCTTGCTGAACTAGAAGCTAAGAATACTGCTATTCAAAAAGAAATGACTAAGGAAGAAAATCTCACTTCATACAGCAAATTGGCCGATCTTCAAAAAGAACTCGACGAAAATAAAGCGCAACAAGATAAAATCGAAGAACAATGGACTGAAAAATCTATCGAATTGGAAGACTTTAATAGTTAA